The following are encoded together in the Rhabdothermincola salaria genome:
- the nusA gene encoding transcription termination factor NusA gives MNNPDLMEALQALATDRGISVDTLFGALADAFESAYKRLPDAQEYAWVVIDPDSGEIRVMAQELDEDGVPVGTEFDVTPPPEVWGRVAAQTMKQVMSQRIREAEREMKYEEYAGREGDIVTGIIQQTDARYTLLDLGRVEALMPQAEQVPYERPEPGSRVKAYIVEVRKTAKGPQIVTSRTHPGLIKRLFELEVPEIADGVVEIKACAREPGARTKIAVWSNDANVDPVGACVGARGARVRMVVNELRGEKIDIVPFSDDPADFVMKALSPAKVKEVRIHEDTGTAEVIVPDYQLSLAIGKEGQNARLAARLTGWRVDIKSETQLAEEEAYADQDWAEGEWVVDPETGEQVWQPAEGGEVLSAEAYAQRSAEDAAAEAAAEAGDEAEAPEATDTTAEAVGEPETPDEPEAADAVAPAGEAGDGADEAGVEAPAEEATSEADSVG, from the coding sequence ATGAACAACCCCGACCTCATGGAGGCCCTCCAGGCCCTCGCCACCGACCGGGGCATCTCGGTCGACACCCTCTTCGGCGCGCTCGCCGACGCCTTCGAGTCCGCCTACAAGCGCCTTCCCGACGCCCAGGAGTACGCCTGGGTGGTCATCGACCCCGACTCCGGCGAGATCCGGGTCATGGCCCAGGAGCTCGACGAGGACGGCGTGCCCGTGGGCACCGAGTTCGACGTCACCCCGCCGCCCGAGGTGTGGGGCCGGGTCGCGGCCCAGACCATGAAGCAGGTCATGAGCCAGCGCATCCGCGAGGCCGAGCGGGAGATGAAGTACGAGGAGTACGCCGGCCGCGAGGGCGACATCGTCACCGGCATCATCCAACAGACCGATGCCCGCTACACCCTGCTCGACCTCGGACGCGTCGAGGCGCTCATGCCCCAGGCCGAGCAGGTGCCCTACGAGCGCCCCGAGCCCGGCAGCCGGGTCAAGGCCTACATCGTCGAGGTGCGCAAGACGGCCAAGGGCCCCCAGATCGTCACCAGCCGCACCCACCCGGGGCTCATCAAGCGGCTCTTCGAGCTCGAGGTCCCCGAGATCGCCGACGGCGTGGTGGAGATCAAGGCCTGCGCCCGTGAGCCAGGGGCACGCACCAAGATCGCCGTGTGGTCCAACGACGCCAACGTCGATCCCGTCGGGGCCTGCGTCGGCGCTCGCGGCGCCCGCGTGCGCATGGTCGTCAACGAGCTGCGGGGCGAGAAGATCGACATCGTCCCCTTCTCCGACGACCCGGCCGACTTCGTCATGAAGGCCCTCTCGCCGGCCAAGGTCAAGGAGGTGCGGATCCACGAGGACACCGGCACCGCCGAGGTCATCGTGCCCGACTACCAGCTGTCGCTGGCCATCGGCAAGGAGGGCCAGAACGCCCGCCTGGCTGCCCGCCTCACCGGCTGGCGCGTCGACATCAAGAGCGAGACGCAGCTGGCCGAGGAAGAGGCCTACGCCGACCAGGACTGGGCCGAGGGCGAGTGGGTCGTCGACCCCGAGACCGGCGAGCAGGTGTGGCAGCCGGCCGAAGGCGGCGAGGTGCTCTCGGCCGAGGCCTACGCCCAGCGCTCGGCCGAGGACGCGGCCGCCGAGGCCGCGGCCGAGGCCGGCGACGAGGCCGAGGCGCCGGAGGCCACCGACACGACCGCGGAGGCCGTCGGCGAGCCCGAGACCCCCGACGAGCCCGAAGCCGCCGACGCCGTCGCGCCCGCCGGCGAGGCCGGTGACGGGGCCGACGAGGCCGGTGTCGAGGCTCCGGCGGAGGAAGCCACCAGCGAGGCCGATAGCGTCGGTTAG
- a CDS encoding phosphatidate cytidylyltransferase: MTSDEGFPGSEESPTTDPTADPAEGVRIISAEEIEQAAERGGVARRRGQGQKYGDRPPPPPDDVQPAIRFPLAGTSDARDIERPRVAPVEPRRAEGSVPPRPEPPAPPESQVPPEPPAPAAAAPFPEDSGDERPAPAPRPSAPPADDAPPHGDPLTGPPAYGSSDVTRVVVGESSEPVLDLGPPTGESLLPHWTEPATGQVPRVVVGDEAPSDPDEEARWSQYAAGSTRWRGEHDTTDHGDLMADLANVPEDDDDHRLGALDTSERTSDEAFLNFDDVDLAAEADARRGRGRGRRGRGRRDDVDVPDPGDVAEAAITGALGLEGADTPRADLPPPPPAAASAAPRRSREPRPARPRPPAPPADTVAPDDDPAAPRPRRRRPEPTGDEPPAGRNVRQAAIVGVAIAVVALIAFWIGPAAAMVVVTVVVALAGAEYFQAVQRGGFRPATLLGLVAVAVLPAATYWRGEGAMPLVLFLSLVVGVLWYLLGVGGRARPTANLGVTMVGVVWVGVLGAYAALILRIPVEGVSILLVTVIAAVAADVGGFFVGRSMGRTPLVAASPHKTVEGLVGGILGTLVAVFLVAVVLGVGPLSAGQALVFGLVTALAAPLGDLAESLFKRDLGIKDMGSLLPEHGGLLDRFDGMLFVLPTAYYLVRAFGLA; the protein is encoded by the coding sequence ATGACGTCCGACGAGGGGTTCCCCGGCTCCGAAGAGTCACCCACGACCGACCCCACGGCCGACCCGGCCGAGGGCGTGCGCATCATCTCCGCCGAGGAGATCGAGCAGGCGGCCGAGCGCGGAGGCGTGGCCCGGCGCCGTGGTCAGGGCCAGAAGTACGGCGATCGTCCGCCGCCGCCACCCGACGACGTGCAGCCGGCGATCCGGTTCCCCCTCGCGGGGACCTCCGACGCCCGCGACATCGAGCGTCCCCGGGTGGCCCCGGTGGAGCCCCGGCGGGCGGAGGGATCGGTCCCGCCGCGCCCCGAGCCCCCGGCCCCGCCCGAGTCACAGGTGCCACCCGAGCCGCCCGCCCCGGCGGCGGCGGCGCCGTTCCCCGAGGACTCCGGCGACGAGCGCCCCGCGCCCGCACCCCGTCCGTCGGCCCCGCCCGCCGACGATGCCCCGCCCCACGGCGACCCGCTCACCGGGCCGCCGGCCTACGGATCGTCCGACGTCACCCGGGTCGTGGTGGGCGAGTCGTCCGAACCGGTGCTCGACCTCGGGCCACCCACCGGCGAGTCGCTCCTGCCCCACTGGACCGAGCCGGCCACCGGTCAGGTACCGCGTGTGGTCGTGGGCGACGAGGCCCCGAGCGATCCCGACGAGGAGGCTCGCTGGTCGCAGTACGCCGCCGGCTCCACGCGCTGGCGCGGCGAGCACGACACCACCGACCACGGCGACCTCATGGCCGACCTGGCCAACGTGCCCGAGGACGACGACGACCACCGCCTGGGGGCCCTCGACACCAGCGAGCGGACCTCCGACGAGGCCTTCTTGAACTTCGACGACGTCGACCTCGCCGCCGAGGCCGACGCTCGACGCGGCCGGGGGCGCGGCCGGCGAGGTCGAGGACGACGTGACGACGTCGACGTCCCCGATCCCGGCGACGTGGCGGAGGCCGCCATCACCGGCGCGCTGGGCCTCGAGGGCGCGGACACGCCGCGCGCCGACCTCCCTCCGCCGCCACCGGCCGCGGCCTCGGCCGCCCCGCGCCGTTCGCGCGAGCCGCGCCCGGCCCGACCGCGCCCCCCGGCGCCTCCGGCCGACACCGTCGCCCCCGACGACGACCCCGCCGCGCCGCGCCCTCGGCGGCGGCGCCCGGAGCCCACCGGCGACGAGCCGCCCGCCGGGCGCAACGTCCGCCAGGCCGCCATCGTCGGCGTGGCCATCGCCGTCGTCGCCCTCATCGCCTTCTGGATCGGTCCGGCGGCGGCCATGGTCGTGGTCACCGTGGTGGTCGCCCTCGCCGGCGCCGAGTACTTCCAGGCCGTGCAGCGCGGGGGCTTCCGACCGGCCACCCTGCTCGGCCTGGTGGCGGTGGCGGTGCTCCCGGCCGCCACCTACTGGCGGGGCGAGGGAGCCATGCCGCTGGTGCTGTTCCTGTCCCTCGTGGTCGGGGTGCTGTGGTACCTGCTCGGCGTGGGCGGACGGGCGCGGCCCACCGCCAACCTGGGCGTCACCATGGTGGGCGTCGTGTGGGTCGGCGTGCTCGGTGCCTATGCCGCGCTGATCTTGCGGATCCCGGTCGAGGGCGTCTCGATCCTGCTCGTCACGGTGATCGCCGCGGTCGCGGCCGACGTGGGTGGGTTCTTCGTCGGACGGTCCATGGGCCGCACCCCGCTGGTGGCGGCCTCGCCCCACAAGACCGTCGAAGGTCTCGTGGGGGGGATCCTCGGCACGCTGGTGGCGGTGTTCCTCGTCGCCGTCGTGCTCGGCGTCGGTCCGCTCAGTGCCGGCCAGGCGCTGGTCTTCGGGCTCGTCACCGCGCTGGCCGCCCCGCTCGGCGACCTGGCGGAGTCGCTGTTCAAACGGGACCTGGGCATCAAGGACATGGGGTCGTTGCTGCCCGAGCACGGCGGTCTCCTCGACCGCTTCGACGGCATGCTGTTCGTCCTGCCCACCGCCTACTACCTGGTGCGGGCCTTCGGCCTGGCCTGA
- the ispG gene encoding flavodoxin-dependent (E)-4-hydroxy-3-methylbut-2-enyl-diphosphate synthase, whose protein sequence is MSDLSPQTRYERRRTRQLHVGKVPVGGGAPITVQSMTTTKTADVEGTLQQIYALAGAGCDIVRCTCNEVEAAEGLAQIVPRSPLPIIADIHHQYRRALEAMEAGVQGLRLNPGNIRRPEHIKTVAAEAKDRGLPIRIGVNGGSLDPELYEKYGGRVTAEAMVESAQRELAYFEEVGFDDVKISVKASNVALMIDAYRLLADTVDFPLHLGVTEAGPPPAGLVKATAGMATLLAEGIGDTIRYSLTADPVEEVRAGRWLLESLGLRERRGLDLIACPSCGRAEVDVIEVAEKAQAALDGMNIPIQVAVMGCVVNGPGEAREADLGIAAGRKRGHLFVKGEVVKVVPEAGMVEALVEWAGIIAEGGVEEALRRKDDSAAAEAEADRAKLLDDKGDDVNHAGERITEIRRLEDPGSAAPPDADRDDGRGGDGPDRPNP, encoded by the coding sequence GTGAGCGACCTCTCCCCCCAGACCCGGTACGAGCGACGGCGCACCCGGCAGCTCCACGTGGGCAAGGTCCCCGTCGGCGGTGGTGCCCCGATCACGGTGCAGTCGATGACCACCACCAAGACCGCCGACGTCGAGGGCACCTTGCAGCAGATCTACGCCCTCGCCGGCGCCGGATGCGACATCGTGCGCTGCACGTGCAACGAGGTCGAGGCGGCCGAGGGCCTGGCCCAGATCGTGCCGCGTTCGCCGTTGCCCATCATCGCCGACATCCACCACCAGTACCGCCGCGCGCTCGAGGCCATGGAGGCCGGCGTCCAGGGCCTGCGTCTGAACCCCGGCAACATCCGACGGCCCGAGCACATCAAGACCGTCGCGGCCGAGGCCAAGGACCGAGGCCTCCCCATCCGCATCGGGGTCAACGGCGGGTCGCTCGACCCCGAGCTCTACGAGAAGTACGGCGGCCGGGTCACGGCCGAGGCCATGGTCGAGTCCGCCCAGCGCGAGTTGGCCTACTTCGAGGAGGTCGGCTTCGACGACGTCAAGATCTCGGTGAAGGCCTCCAACGTGGCCCTCATGATCGACGCCTACCGGCTGCTGGCCGACACGGTCGACTTCCCCCTGCACCTCGGGGTCACCGAGGCCGGTCCGCCCCCGGCGGGGCTGGTCAAGGCCACCGCCGGCATGGCCACCCTGCTGGCCGAGGGCATCGGCGACACCATCCGCTACTCGCTCACCGCCGACCCGGTCGAGGAAGTCCGGGCCGGGCGTTGGCTGCTCGAGAGCCTCGGGCTGCGCGAGCGCCGGGGCCTCGACCTCATTGCCTGCCCGTCGTGCGGCCGGGCCGAGGTCGACGTCATCGAGGTGGCCGAGAAGGCCCAGGCCGCCCTCGACGGCATGAACATCCCCATCCAGGTGGCGGTCATGGGCTGCGTGGTCAACGGTCCGGGCGAAGCCCGCGAAGCCGACCTCGGCATCGCCGCCGGTCGCAAGCGGGGGCACCTGTTCGTCAAGGGCGAGGTCGTCAAGGTCGTGCCCGAGGCCGGGATGGTCGAGGCCCTGGTCGAATGGGCCGGCATCATCGCCGAAGGCGGCGTGGAAGAGGCGTTGCGCCGCAAGGACGACAGCGCCGCGGCCGAGGCCGAAGCCGACCGGGCCAAGCTGCTCGACGACAAGGGCGACGACGTGAACCACGCCGGCGAGCGCATCACCGAGATCCGCCGCCTCGAGGACCCCGGTTCGGCCGCCCCGCCCGACGCCGACCGGGACGACGGCCGCGGGGGCGACGGGCCCGATCGCCCGAACCCCTGA
- the rimP gene encoding ribosome maturation factor RimP → MSVSERVRAVVEPVVAAEDVELFDLEQAGPVLRVTVDRPGGLDMQAIASVTRALSRALDEHDPINGQYTLEVSSPGLERTLRTPGHYAWAVGRQVSVKTVPGFARGRRFAGTLASADATGVVVALDEPAGEQIRLDYPDIEKARTVFDWGPAPKPGGPKGPKNTKAAPQATSGKGKKAAKAAKAKSRGSSSPTSTSSTTQETVPE, encoded by the coding sequence ATGAGCGTGTCCGAGAGGGTGCGTGCCGTCGTGGAGCCCGTCGTGGCCGCGGAGGACGTGGAGCTGTTCGACCTCGAGCAGGCCGGGCCCGTCCTCCGGGTCACCGTCGACCGTCCCGGTGGCCTCGACATGCAGGCCATCGCCTCGGTCACCCGGGCGCTGTCGCGGGCCCTCGACGAGCACGACCCCATCAACGGGCAGTACACCCTCGAGGTGTCGAGCCCCGGCCTCGAGCGCACGCTACGCACCCCCGGGCACTACGCCTGGGCCGTGGGCCGCCAGGTCTCGGTGAAGACGGTCCCCGGCTTCGCCCGCGGCCGGCGCTTCGCCGGCACCCTGGCCTCGGCCGACGCCACGGGCGTCGTCGTCGCCCTCGACGAGCCGGCGGGCGAGCAGATCCGCCTCGACTACCCCGACATCGAGAAGGCCCGCACGGTCTTCGACTGGGGCCCCGCCCCCAAGCCCGGTGGTCCCAAGGGCCCCAAGAACACCAAAGCCGCCCCCCAGGCCACGTCGGGCAAGGGCAAGAAGGCCGCCAAGGCGGCCAAGGCGAAGTCCCGTGGATCGTCGTCGCCGACGTCCACCTCATCCACCACGCAGGAGACGGTCCCGGAGTGA
- the frr gene encoding ribosome recycling factor encodes MADLALAEGLEKMKKAVTHAKSEFSSIRTGRAAPALVERIVVDYYGSEVPMQQLAGFSVPEARQLIITPFDKGAMGAIEKAIQHSDLGLNPSNDGHSIRLSFPPLTQDRRKELVKVVKHMAEEGRIALRQVRRQTRHELDALEKDGDLSGDELARAEKELDKIIHAQEAEIDKALAVKETELLED; translated from the coding sequence ATGGCCGACCTGGCCCTGGCCGAAGGCCTCGAGAAGATGAAGAAGGCGGTGACCCACGCCAAGTCGGAGTTCTCGAGCATCCGCACCGGCCGGGCGGCGCCGGCGCTCGTCGAGCGCATCGTGGTCGACTACTACGGCTCCGAGGTCCCGATGCAGCAGCTCGCCGGGTTCTCGGTGCCCGAGGCCCGCCAGCTGATCATCACCCCGTTCGACAAGGGCGCCATGGGGGCCATCGAGAAGGCGATCCAGCACTCCGACCTCGGGTTGAACCCGAGCAACGACGGCCACTCCATCCGGCTGTCGTTCCCGCCGCTCACCCAGGACCGGCGCAAGGAGCTGGTGAAGGTCGTCAAGCACATGGCCGAGGAGGGCCGCATCGCCCTGCGCCAGGTGCGACGCCAGACCCGCCACGAGCTCGACGCCCTGGAGAAGGACGGAGACCTGTCCGGCGACGAGCTGGCCCGGGCCGAGAAGGAGCTGGACAAGATCATCCACGCCCAGGAGGCCGAGATCGACAAGGCCCTGGCCGTCAAGGAAACCGAGCTGCTGGAGGACTGA
- a CDS encoding site-2 protease family protein: MSDTLRPSAPDAGTDPRPWPQHGRPADPPPPPGGEGGPGGQGDPGSDPAAGPSPLADHRVRLGMLIASVVALGLFAGWPVLLMVLAIVVSVFLHEMGHYLVAKWAGMKVTEFFIGFGPRIWSFHRGETEYGLKAIPAGAYVRIIGMHALEEVDPADEERTYRNKPFLKRLPVVLAGPAMNLLIGLLLLVVIFAGFGAPQPDQWQVSRVLEGSAAAVAGVQEGDRIVEFDGRPVGDFDEFGSLVRPSAGSEVTLVVERDGELVPLTADIGWELTAPGAAALGQLQSGDMVTRVGDTEVADYGELRAALAAADGPVRVEFDRDGFLYAAEVEAPVTLPDDGDRGLLGVGPESPRVRENVVAASGDAASTFGEITVASVQGLGRFFSPEGLSRYADLFTAEESPASPASTAELTPLDPDAPAPEAVSSSSAGDEDRVLSILGVIRLGSQAADGGGAVTFLFLLITVNIFLGLINLLPLLPFDGGHATVAIYEGIRSRIAGRPYRADMAKLMPVTYVVVFLFIGLGLSSLYLDIVNPAENPFGP; encoded by the coding sequence GTGAGCGACACCCTCCGCCCCTCGGCCCCCGACGCGGGGACCGATCCCCGACCCTGGCCCCAGCACGGCCGACCGGCCGACCCGCCACCGCCGCCCGGGGGCGAGGGTGGCCCTGGCGGTCAGGGCGACCCGGGTTCCGACCCTGCCGCCGGGCCGTCGCCCCTCGCCGACCACCGGGTCCGCCTCGGGATGCTGATCGCCTCGGTCGTCGCCCTCGGCCTCTTCGCCGGCTGGCCCGTGCTGTTGATGGTGCTGGCCATCGTGGTGTCGGTGTTCCTCCACGAGATGGGCCACTACCTGGTGGCCAAGTGGGCGGGCATGAAGGTCACCGAGTTCTTCATCGGCTTCGGCCCGCGCATCTGGTCGTTCCACCGAGGCGAGACCGAGTACGGCCTCAAGGCGATCCCGGCGGGGGCCTACGTGCGCATCATCGGGATGCACGCCCTCGAGGAGGTCGACCCGGCCGACGAGGAGCGCACCTACCGCAACAAGCCCTTCCTCAAGCGACTGCCGGTGGTGTTGGCCGGGCCGGCCATGAACCTGCTCATCGGCCTGCTGCTGCTGGTCGTGATCTTCGCCGGCTTCGGCGCCCCCCAGCCCGACCAGTGGCAGGTGAGCCGAGTGCTCGAGGGGTCCGCCGCAGCCGTCGCCGGGGTCCAGGAGGGCGACCGCATCGTCGAGTTCGACGGCCGACCCGTGGGCGACTTCGACGAGTTCGGCTCCCTCGTGCGTCCGAGCGCCGGCTCCGAGGTCACCCTGGTGGTCGAGCGCGATGGCGAGCTCGTGCCGCTCACCGCCGACATCGGTTGGGAGCTCACCGCCCCCGGCGCGGCGGCTCTCGGGCAGCTCCAGAGCGGCGACATGGTCACCCGGGTGGGCGACACCGAGGTCGCCGACTACGGCGAGCTCCGCGCCGCCCTGGCGGCCGCCGACGGTCCCGTGCGCGTGGAGTTCGACCGCGACGGCTTCCTGTACGCCGCCGAGGTCGAGGCTCCGGTCACCCTGCCCGACGACGGCGATCGGGGTCTGCTCGGGGTGGGCCCCGAGAGCCCCCGGGTGCGCGAGAACGTCGTGGCCGCCAGCGGCGACGCGGCAAGCACCTTCGGTGAGATCACCGTCGCCTCCGTGCAGGGTCTCGGCCGGTTCTTCTCCCCCGAGGGCCTCAGTCGCTACGCCGACCTCTTCACCGCGGAGGAGTCGCCGGCCTCGCCCGCCTCCACGGCCGAGCTCACCCCCCTCGACCCCGATGCGCCGGCCCCCGAAGCCGTGTCGTCCTCCTCGGCGGGCGACGAGGATCGGGTGCTGTCGATCCTGGGGGTCATCCGCCTGGGATCCCAGGCGGCCGACGGTGGGGGAGCGGTCACGTTCCTCTTCCTGCTCATCACCGTCAACATCTTCCTCGGCCTCATCAACCTGCTGCCGTTGTTGCCCTTCGACGGCGGGCACGCCACGGTCGCCATCTACGAGGGCATCCGCAGCCGCATCGCCGGGCGCCCCTACCGCGCCGACATGGCCAAGCTGATGCCGGTCACCTACGTGGTGGTGTTCCTCTTCATCGGGCTCGGCTTGTCGTCGCTGTACCTCGACATCGTGAACCCCGCCGAGAACCCGTTCGGCCCGTAG
- the pyrH gene encoding UMP kinase, with the protein MVDAASPDTPRARWARVLLKVSGEAFAGEAGYGIDGAVVQRIAREIVEVRDDLGIEMAIVVGGGNIWRGMSGAGAGMDRAQADYMGMLATVINALALQDTLEQLGQPTRVQSAIHMAQVAEPYIRRRAIRHLEKGRVVIFAGGTGNPFFTTDTTAALRAVEIEAGVLLKGTHSGTDGIYTDDPRTNPDATKLTEVTYLDVLNQGLRAMDSTAITLCMDNDLPIVMFDLTGDGNVRALLEGRPVGTLVR; encoded by the coding sequence ATGGTCGACGCCGCCTCCCCGGACACCCCTCGCGCCCGGTGGGCGCGCGTGCTGCTCAAGGTGTCCGGTGAGGCGTTCGCCGGCGAGGCCGGCTACGGCATCGACGGCGCCGTCGTCCAACGGATCGCTCGTGAGATCGTCGAGGTCCGCGACGACCTCGGCATCGAGATGGCGATCGTGGTCGGAGGCGGCAACATCTGGCGGGGCATGTCGGGCGCCGGCGCGGGCATGGATCGCGCCCAGGCCGACTACATGGGCATGTTGGCCACGGTCATCAACGCCCTGGCCCTGCAGGACACCCTCGAGCAGCTCGGCCAGCCCACCCGGGTCCAGTCGGCCATCCACATGGCCCAGGTGGCCGAGCCGTACATCCGGCGACGAGCCATCCGCCACCTCGAGAAGGGCCGCGTCGTCATCTTCGCCGGCGGCACCGGCAACCCGTTCTTCACCACCGACACCACGGCGGCGTTGCGGGCGGTCGAGATCGAGGCGGGCGTGCTGCTGAAGGGCACCCACTCGGGCACCGACGGCATCTACACCGACGATCCCCGCACCAACCCCGACGCGACCAAGCTCACCGAGGTCACCTACCTCGACGTGCTCAACCAGGGCCTGCGGGCCATGGATTCAACGGCCATCACCTTGTGCATGGACAACGACCTGCCCATCGTGATGTTCGACCTCACCGGCGACGGCAACGTGCGAGCACTGCTCGAGGGCCGCCCGGTGGGCACCCTCGTGCGCTGA
- the dxr gene encoding 1-deoxy-D-xylulose-5-phosphate reductoisomerase, with the protein MTATRVALAGSTGSIGTQTLDVVAAEPERFEVVAIGATGRDPQVLVEQARAVRPRIVAVSDPSAAAVIAEALPQCEVRGGPEAMASLAADADVVVNGVVGFAGLGVTLATLRAGRRLALANKESLIAAGPVVQQARRTPGAELVPVDSEHGALHQCLRANDDPRRVARLLLTASGGPFRGRSADDLAAVTVDEALAHPTWSMGPKITVDSSTLMNKGLEVIEAHELFGAPAGDAGVGLGYDQIDVVVHPQSIVHSMVEFTDASTIAQLSAPDMRLPIGYALAWPDRIATPFGRIDWTTLGRLDFEPPDRAAFGCLDLAYAAGRRGGTAPAWLNAANEVAVEAFLAGRIRWADIAAVIASTLDHHDDAPATDADAVVDADRTARRVATDLLDRSPLDVTGARS; encoded by the coding sequence ATGACCGCCACCCGGGTCGCTCTGGCCGGCTCCACCGGTTCCATCGGCACGCAGACCCTCGACGTGGTGGCGGCCGAACCCGAGCGCTTCGAGGTCGTCGCCATCGGGGCCACCGGCCGCGACCCCCAGGTCCTGGTCGAGCAGGCCCGGGCCGTGCGGCCTCGGATCGTGGCCGTCAGCGACCCGTCCGCCGCAGCCGTGATCGCCGAGGCCCTGCCGCAGTGTGAGGTCCGCGGCGGTCCCGAGGCCATGGCCAGCCTGGCCGCCGATGCCGACGTGGTGGTCAACGGCGTGGTGGGCTTCGCCGGCCTCGGCGTCACCCTGGCCACCCTGCGGGCCGGGCGCCGTCTGGCCCTGGCCAACAAGGAGTCGCTCATCGCCGCCGGGCCGGTCGTGCAGCAGGCCCGCCGCACCCCCGGCGCCGAGCTGGTGCCCGTCGACAGCGAGCACGGCGCCCTGCACCAGTGCCTGCGGGCCAACGACGACCCCCGCCGGGTGGCGCGCCTGTTGCTCACCGCCAGCGGCGGACCGTTCCGGGGTCGGTCGGCCGACGACCTGGCGGCCGTCACCGTCGACGAGGCCCTCGCCCATCCCACCTGGTCGATGGGTCCGAAGATCACGGTGGACTCCTCCACCCTCATGAACAAGGGTCTCGAGGTCATCGAGGCCCACGAGCTCTTCGGCGCACCGGCGGGCGACGCCGGCGTCGGGCTGGGCTACGACCAGATCGACGTGGTGGTGCACCCGCAGTCGATCGTGCACTCCATGGTGGAGTTCACCGACGCGTCGACCATCGCCCAGCTCTCGGCCCCCGACATGCGCCTGCCCATCGGCTATGCGCTGGCCTGGCCCGACCGCATCGCCACCCCGTTCGGTCGCATCGACTGGACCACCCTCGGTCGCCTCGACTTCGAGCCCCCCGATCGGGCCGCGTTCGGCTGCCTCGACCTGGCCTACGCCGCCGGTCGGCGGGGCGGCACCGCCCCGGCCTGGCTCAACGCCGCCAACGAGGTGGCCGTGGAGGCCTTCCTCGCCGGACGGATCCGCTGGGCCGACATCGCCGCCGTCATCGCGTCCACGCTCGACCACCACGACGACGCCCCCGCCACCGACGCCGACGCGGTCGTCGACGCCGATCGCACCGCCCGGCGGGTGGCCACCGACCTGCTCGACCGATCGCCCCTCGACGTCACCGGAGCACGCTCGTGA
- the proS gene encoding proline--tRNA ligase codes for MAKAPVLTPQAEDFPRWYQDVVAKAELADNGPVRGTMVIRPYGYAIWEQMQAEVDRRIKAAGAKNAYFPLFIPESYLTREAEHVEGFSPELAVVTHAGGKDLDEPVVVRPTSETVIGEFMAKWVQSYRDLPLLLNQWANVVRWELRPRVFLRTSEFLWQEGHTAHVSEDDGRAYAERILHDVYEGFMRDVLALPVVVGRKTKKERFAGATNTMTCEAMMGDGKALQMGTSHELGQNFAKAFDIAYLDAEGTQQLAWTTSWGVSTRMVGGLIMGHGDDAGLRVPPALAPVQVVVLAVRDDDAVVERCRALAAELTDAGLRVELDVRVETSMGRRATDWELKGVPVRLELGPRDLAEGVVTVARRISGTKDATPLDGIVAGVRAALDEGQATLLAEAIERRDAHTAEVSTIAEAAEAAATGWARIAWSALGTDGEGELAQQGVTVRCLVMPDGSLPRTDDDPDAVAIVARAY; via the coding sequence ATGGCCAAGGCACCTGTGCTCACCCCCCAGGCCGAGGACTTCCCTCGCTGGTACCAAGACGTCGTCGCCAAGGCGGAGCTGGCCGACAACGGTCCCGTGCGCGGCACCATGGTCATCCGCCCCTACGGCTACGCCATCTGGGAGCAGATGCAGGCCGAGGTCGACCGGCGCATCAAGGCCGCCGGGGCCAAGAACGCCTACTTCCCGCTGTTCATCCCCGAGAGCTACCTCACCCGCGAGGCCGAGCACGTCGAGGGCTTCAGCCCCGAACTGGCGGTGGTCACCCACGCCGGGGGCAAGGACCTCGACGAGCCCGTCGTGGTCCGCCCCACCTCCGAGACGGTCATCGGCGAGTTCATGGCCAAGTGGGTGCAGAGCTACCGCGACCTGCCCCTGTTGCTCAACCAGTGGGCCAACGTGGTGCGCTGGGAGCTGCGCCCCCGCGTGTTCCTGCGCACCAGCGAATTCCTCTGGCAGGAGGGCCACACCGCCCACGTCAGCGAGGACGACGGCCGGGCCTACGCCGAACGCATCCTGCACGACGTCTACGAAGGCTTCATGCGCGACGTGCTCGCCCTGCCGGTCGTAGTCGGGCGCAAGACCAAGAAGGAGCGCTTCGCCGGGGCCACCAACACCATGACGTGCGAGGCCATGATGGGCGACGGCAAGGCGCTGCAGATGGGGACCAGCCACGAGCTCGGCCAGAACTTCGCCAAGGCCTTCGACATCGCCTACCTCGACGCCGAGGGCACCCAGCAGCTGGCCTGGACCACCTCCTGGGGGGTGTCCACCCGCATGGTGGGCGGCCTGATCATGGGCCACGGCGACGACGCCGGCCTGCGCGTGCCGCCGGCGTTGGCGCCCGTGCAGGTCGTGGTCCTGGCTGTGCGCGACGACGACGCCGTCGTCGAGCGCTGCCGGGCGCTGGCCGCCGAGCTCACCGATGCCGGGCTGCGGGTCGAGCTCGACGTGCGCGTCGAGACCTCGATGGGGCGCCGGGCCACCGACTGGGAGCTCAAGGGCGTGCCCGTCCGACTCGAGTTGGGCCCCCGCGACCTGGCCGAGGGCGTGGTCACCGTGGCCCGGCGCATCTCCGGTACCAAGGACGCCACGCCGCTCGACGGCATCGTCGCCGGCGTGCGTGCCGCCCTCGACGAGGGCCAGGCCACGCTGCTGGCCGAGGCCATCGAGCGCCGCGACGCCCACACCGCCGAGGTGTCCACCATCGCCGAGGCCGCCGAGGCGGCCGCCACCGGTTGGGCACGCATCGCGTGGTCGGCCCTCGGCACCGACGGCGAAGGGGAGCTGGCCCAGCAGGGCGTCACGGTTCGGTGTCTGGTGATGCCCGATGGCAGCCTGCCCCGCACCGACGACGATCCCGACGCCGTGGCCATCGTCGCCCGGGCCTACTGA